CGTATTGGATACTCGCCGCATGCCCTGTCGCCTGGCTGGCCTTCTTTCAAGACTACTCCCAATCCGAGCACGTCTTTCCATTGGCCTTCCTGACGCTGCCCTTGTTCACTTGGGCCGCGATGCGCTTCGGCAATGCCGGCGCCTCGCTGATCGGCTTGACGTTCTCCTTGATCGCCATTTGGGCCACGGCCGCCGGACACGGCATTTTCCATTCCAAGGACACCCATACCAGCCTATTCCTGCTCTGGAGCTATATGGCGACCATCACGCTGACCGGCTTGATGATTTCCGCCATGCAAGCGGAAAGGCGGCAGACGGAAATCACGCTGAGGGAAAGCGAAGAAAAACTGCGCGCGCTGTATGAGCTGTCTCCGCTGGGCATCGCGCTGAACGACATGAGCGGCCGCTTCATCGAGTTCAACGAAGCCTTTCGCCGAATCTGCGGCTATTCCGCCGAGGCCTTGAAGCAACTGGACTACTGGAAACTCACGCCCAAGAAATACAGCCAGGATGAAGCCCGTCAGCTGGAATCGCTGGAGCGCACCGGCTGCTATGGCCCTTACGAAAGGCTATGTCCCAATTCCGTGTTGGGAGCTATGCTGAATACAGTAGCAGACCGGGAGTCGCGCCATGGATGCCCAGAGTTTTCAGCGTTTTCTTGCCCAACTGGATCAGCTCACGCTCAAACAGAGGAGCTTGCTGTCTTCTGCGCTTAAACATCCCACTCACCATGACGCCATTCAGGACGCCTTGCCTGACCTGACGGCTTGCCCACACTGCCAGGCCGAGGCCAACCAGTTGGCGTTATGGGGCTGGAGCCGAGGCCTGCGGCGTTATCGCTGCAAACAGTGCCACCGGACCTGCAATGCCTTGTCGGGCAGTCCATTAGCCAAATTGCGCAAGGCCGATCGCTGGCTGAGCTACGCCCAAGCACTGCAGGATGGCTTGACCGTGCGAGCAGCCGCTCGTGCATGCGGCATCAGCAAGAACACGGCTTTCCTATGGCGGCATCGCTTCTTGCATCGCGCATCAGACCATCTGGCGGCGCAAGCCCGAGGCATCGTCGAAGTAGATGAAACCTTCATTCTGGAATCATTCAAAGGGCAGCGGTGCCTCCCCCGCGCGCCGCGCCAGCGGGGTGGCGTCAGCCAAACACGGGGAACCGGGCCGGATCAGATTCCCATCATGGTGGTGCAGGACCGAGAGGGACATATAGCGGACTTCAAGTTGAAGAAGCTCAATGGCGCTCATGTGGAAGCGGCTTTAGCCCCGTTGGTGGATAGCGACGCCATCCTGTGTTCGGACGGCGCAGCGGTGTACTCGACCTTTGCCAGGCAGCATGGCATTACCCATCGAGTCGTGCATGCCAAGACGGGACAGCGGGTACGCGAGGGGGCGTTCCATATCCAGCATGTGAATGCCTACCATAGCCGCTTGAAGCTTTGGATGGCTCGATTCCACGGGGTTGCCACCAAATACCTTGAAAACTATCTGGGGTGGCGACGGATGCTGGAGCGCTATCAGCAAACCATGCAGCCTTGCCACTGCTTGCAGGAGGCAGTGGGTCGTCCCTTGCAACACATTATTGGGACATAGCCTTACGAAAAGGAGTATATCCGCGAGGACGGCAGCCTGATTCCCTTGCAGCTCAACGGCATACTGATACCCGGCAAGGATGGGCAGAATTATATTTGGTCCATCGTCGAGGACATCACGGCCCGCCAGCAGGCCCATGAACAATTGATCAAACTGTCTCAAGCCCTGGAGCAATGCACGGACAGCATCATCATCACCGACGCCAGCGCCAATATCGAATACGTGAACCAGGCTTTCATCCGCATCACCGGATATCGCGCGGAAGAGGCGCTGGGACGCAACCCAAGGTTTCTCGCCTCCGGCCAGACGCCGCACAGCACTTATGCCGAACTATGGGCAGCCCTGCTGCAGGGCCAGCCCTGGCAAGGCGAGCTGATCAATCGACGCAAAAACGGCGAGATCTACCCGGAGTACACCATCATTTCCCCGATTCGCCAGTCAGACGGAACGATTACCCACTATATCGCGTCGAAAAAAGATAATACCGAACAACATCGGGCCAATAGTGAGCTCGCGAAGCACCGCGAGCGCCTGGAAGAACTGGTGGAGCAACGCACCCGCGAGGTTGCCCGCATCGCCCAAAACACCCGCGTATTCATCAAACGCGCGCCCATCGCCATCGCCATGTTCGATCGCGAAATGAACTACCTGGCGGCCAGCGACCGCTGGGTTTCGGATTATGGGCGCGGCCGCTCAGACATGACCGGCTTGAATCACTATGAAATCTATCCAGACCTGCCCGAGGGTTGGAAAGCGGTTCATCAACAAGCCCTGCGCGGCGAAACGCTCAAAAACGATGAGGACCGATGGCTTCAAGCCGACGGCACCACGCTCTGGCTGCGTTGGGCATGCCTGCCCTGGCACAATCCGGACGCCAGCATAGGCGGCCTGATCCTGACCGCGGAGGACATCACCGAACGCAAACTGGCTGGCCAGGCGCTGGCGGACGCCAAGGACGCGGCCGACAAAGCCAATGCGGCGAAAAGCGCCTTCCTCGCCAATATGAGCCATGAGATCCGGACCCCGATGAACGCCATTTTGGGCATGGCGCGCATCGGCCACCGGGACAGCGACGGACAAGACGAGACGCGGCAGATTTTCGCCCGCATTCTCACCGCCGGCGAGCATCTGCTGGATATCATCAACGACATCCTGGATTTTTCCAAAATCGAGGCCGGGAAGTACTCGGTGGAGTCCTACCCTTTCCGCCTTGCGGAGGTCATCCATAACGCCAACAGCTTCGTCACCCCCCGCGCCCAGGAAAAAGGCATCCACTTTCAGGAGGAAGGCATTCAGACCTTGCCGGAATGGGTCAACGGCGATCCGCGGCGGCTGCAGCAAATTCTCACCAACCTCTACTCCAACGCGGTCAAATTCACCGAGCGCGGCGAAGTCACGCTGACCATGTCAAGGCATGGCGACATCACCCGCTTCTCCGTGGCGGACACCGGCATCGGCATGACCGCGGAGCAAATATCGCGATTGTTCGCGCCGTTCGAGCAGGCCGACACCTCGACCACCCGCAACTTCGGCGGCACCGGCCTGGGCCTGGCCATCAGCCAGCAATTGGCTCAATTGATGGGTGGAAACATTCTCGTCGAAAGCCGACACGGCAAGGGCAGCGTTTTCACCCTGACGCTGCCCTTGCCGGAATCGATGGCGCCAGACATCGCGCCATACGAAGAAACCATCAACCCGCTGACCGGATATCAACTCTTGGTCGCAGAGGATATCGAAGTCAACCGGCTCATCATTGAAGACTTTCTCCATCTGGCGGGCGCCCGCGTGACTTTCGCGGAAAACGGCTTGGAAGCCGTGAACCGGGTTCTCGCCATGCCCCGCGGCTTCCACGCCGTTCTGATGGACGTGCAGATGCCGGTCATGGGCGGCTATGAAGCCACGCGGCGGATTCTGGAAATCAATCCCCGACTGCCCGTCATCGGACTGACCGCCCATGCGCTGAAAGAAGAACAGGCCCGCTGCCGCGCCGCCGGCATGGTCGATCACGTTACCAAGCCGGCCACCCAATCCGTTCTCGTCGCCGCCATCCGAAAGCATGGACTTGCGCCGGACTGCGCCTTGCCCGCCTCGTCAGCCCGCGAACACAACCCCGACTTGATGGATTGGCCGGCCTTCCAGGCTGAGTACGGCACCAGACCAGAACTGGCTCGAAAACTGATACAAACCGCCCACTCCGGCCAAAAAGACAAACCCGAATCTCTGCGCGCCGCGGCGCGCCAACAAGATCGGGTTCAACTGATGGCCGCCGCTCACGCCATACGCGGCGTGGCGGCGAATCTGAAAGCGCACACGCTGTCCAGCATGGCGACGCAGGTGGAGCATGCCGCCAGCGAAGCGGACCAGAATGTAAACGAGCTTGCCATGCAATTAGCCGGCATGGTCGAACAATGGCTGGAAGAACTGACCCGTCACGAAAGCTGAGCGGGCGCCGGCCTCGCCGTTATTCAGGCCACAAAGCCAGATCGCCCCTCGAATGACAAGGCAGGCGGCCCGGCCATCGGCTCCGGCATTCAATGGCGCGGACTCACTCTGGCCGGCTGACGATATCGGCCTTGAACCACTTGCGCGACAGCGCCAACAAGCTGCCGTCGCGCTGCAGATGGCCGATGGCGCGGTTCACCTCGGCAAGCAATCGGGGGTTGC
The Chromobacterium sp. IIBBL 290-4 DNA segment above includes these coding regions:
- a CDS encoding PAS domain S-box protein: MREDGSLIPLQLNGILIPGKDGQNYIWSIVEDITARQQAHEQLIKLSQALEQCTDSIIITDASANIEYVNQAFIRITGYRAEEALGRNPRFLASGQTPHSTYAELWAALLQGQPWQGELINRRKNGEIYPEYTIISPIRQSDGTITHYIASKKDNTEQHRANSELAKHRERLEELVEQRTREVARIAQNTRVFIKRAPIAIAMFDREMNYLAASDRWVSDYGRGRSDMTGLNHYEIYPDLPEGWKAVHQQALRGETLKNDEDRWLQADGTTLWLRWACLPWHNPDASIGGLILTAEDITERKLAGQALADAKDAADKANAAKSAFLANMSHEIRTPMNAILGMARIGHRDSDGQDETRQIFARILTAGEHLLDIINDILDFSKIEAGKYSVESYPFRLAEVIHNANSFVTPRAQEKGIHFQEEGIQTLPEWVNGDPRRLQQILTNLYSNAVKFTERGEVTLTMSRHGDITRFSVADTGIGMTAEQISRLFAPFEQADTSTTRNFGGTGLGLAISQQLAQLMGGNILVESRHGKGSVFTLTLPLPESMAPDIAPYEETINPLTGYQLLVAEDIEVNRLIIEDFLHLAGARVTFAENGLEAVNRVLAMPRGFHAVLMDVQMPVMGGYEATRRILEINPRLPVIGLTAHALKEEQARCRAAGMVDHVTKPATQSVLVAAIRKHGLAPDCALPASSAREHNPDLMDWPAFQAEYGTRPELARKLIQTAHSGQKDKPESLRAAARQQDRVQLMAAAHAIRGVAANLKAHTLSSMATQVEHAASEADQNVNELAMQLAGMVEQWLEELTRHES
- a CDS encoding MASE1 domain-containing protein gives rise to the protein MHPQLAPPTRLPWIAQVLLLGWLYFFTGWLGLRIPSIGSHITLIWLPTGIAIAVLLRWGRRNWPGVFLGALLVNLSVDAHLGLAASIAIGNTLGPLLAVLCLSRGGFRPAMDRQRDVGSFIAASAIGMAITSCCGVASLYFWGRLPITELQTSWLTWWMGDIIGVFLAAPPLLTLERSSLSHLTKERRTLAYWILAACPVAWLAFFQDYSQSEHVFPLAFLTLPLFTWAAMRFGNAGASLIGLTFSLIAIWATAAGHGIFHSKDTHTSLFLLWSYMATITLTGLMISAMQAERRQTEITLRESEEKLRALYELSPLGIALNDMSGRFIEFNEAFRRICGYSAEALKQLDYWKLTPKKYSQDEARQLESLERTGCYGPYERLCPNSVLGAMLNTVADRESRHGCPEFSAFSCPTGSAHAQTEELAVFCA
- a CDS encoding IS1595 family transposase, producing the protein MDAQSFQRFLAQLDQLTLKQRSLLSSALKHPTHHDAIQDALPDLTACPHCQAEANQLALWGWSRGLRRYRCKQCHRTCNALSGSPLAKLRKADRWLSYAQALQDGLTVRAAARACGISKNTAFLWRHRFLHRASDHLAAQARGIVEVDETFILESFKGQRCLPRAPRQRGGVSQTRGTGPDQIPIMVVQDREGHIADFKLKKLNGAHVEAALAPLVDSDAILCSDGAAVYSTFARQHGITHRVVHAKTGQRVREGAFHIQHVNAYHSRLKLWMARFHGVATKYLENYLGWRRMLERYQQTMQPCHCLQEAVGRPLQHIIGT